A region of Paraburkholderia largidicola DNA encodes the following proteins:
- the xdhB gene encoding xanthine dehydrogenase molybdopterin binding subunit, which produces MNKQTEAFVHHASLATHDVQAAIGVPLPHESATLHVSGEATYTDDIPELAQTLHAALGLSRHAHARIVSLDLDAVRAAPGVVAVLTVDDIPGENNCGPVLHDDPILADGEVLYLGQPVFIVVAQSHELARRAAALAKSDDVVRYEPLEAVLTAAEAKAKKQYVLPPLHLKRGTPAEKIAQAPHRIAGTFEVGGQEQFYLEGQVAYAVPKEMDGMLVYSSTQHPSEMQHVVAHMFGWPTHSVMCECRRMGGGFGGKESQSALFACAASLAAHRLRRPVKLRADRDDDFMITGKRHDAIYEYEAGFDDDGRILGARVEIALRAGFSADLSGAVATRAVCHFDNAYYLSDVDIVALPCKTNTQSNTAFRGFGGPQGAIVMEVMMDGIARELKRDPLDVRRANFYGIEERNVTPYGQTVEDNVIAPLTDELIESSDYAARRAAIAAFNASSPVLKRGIAYSPVKFGISFNVPFLNQAGALVHVYKDGSALVNHGGTEMGQGLNTKVAQVVANAFGLPLSRVRVTATDTSKVANTSATAASTGSDLNGKAAEAAAHAIRERLAVLAAKELGGKAEDVIFENGEVRANGAAMPFAQLVGAAYLARIQLWSDGFYATPKVHWDAKTLTGHPFYYFAYGAAVSEVVIDTLTGEWKLVRADVLHDAGQSINPAIDLGQVEGAFIQGMGWLTTEELWWNRDGRLMTHAPSTYKIPAVSDTPAAFNVKLYHNPNAEPTVFRSKAVGEPPLLLPFSVFLAIRDAVAATAPDAPHAPALRAPATPEAILDAIDALNPATPAATIAAAASPTSQEPAGAGTTA; this is translated from the coding sequence ATGAACAAGCAGACGGAAGCCTTCGTGCATCACGCGTCGCTGGCCACACACGACGTGCAAGCTGCCATCGGCGTGCCGTTGCCGCACGAATCGGCGACGCTGCACGTGAGCGGCGAAGCAACCTACACCGACGACATCCCCGAACTTGCGCAGACGCTGCACGCGGCGCTCGGTTTGTCGCGGCATGCGCATGCGCGCATCGTGTCGCTGGATCTCGATGCCGTGCGCGCGGCACCCGGCGTCGTCGCCGTACTGACCGTCGACGACATCCCCGGTGAAAACAACTGCGGCCCCGTGCTGCACGACGACCCGATTCTCGCCGACGGCGAAGTGCTGTATCTCGGCCAGCCCGTCTTCATCGTCGTTGCGCAGAGTCATGAGTTGGCGCGGCGCGCGGCGGCGCTCGCGAAGAGCGACGACGTGGTGCGCTACGAGCCGCTCGAAGCCGTGCTCACCGCTGCCGAAGCGAAAGCGAAGAAGCAGTACGTGCTGCCGCCGCTGCACCTGAAGCGCGGTACGCCCGCCGAGAAGATCGCGCAGGCGCCGCACCGGATCGCGGGCACGTTCGAAGTCGGCGGGCAAGAGCAGTTCTATCTGGAAGGCCAGGTTGCGTATGCGGTGCCGAAGGAAATGGACGGCATGCTCGTCTACAGCTCGACGCAGCATCCGAGCGAGATGCAACACGTCGTCGCGCACATGTTCGGCTGGCCGACGCATAGCGTGATGTGCGAATGCCGGCGCATGGGCGGCGGCTTCGGCGGCAAGGAATCGCAGTCGGCGCTGTTTGCGTGCGCGGCGTCGCTGGCGGCGCACCGCTTACGCCGCCCCGTGAAGCTGCGCGCCGATCGCGACGACGACTTCATGATCACAGGCAAGCGTCACGACGCGATCTACGAATACGAAGCCGGCTTCGACGACGACGGCCGCATTCTCGGCGCGCGCGTCGAGATCGCGCTGCGCGCCGGGTTTTCGGCGGATCTGTCGGGCGCCGTCGCGACGCGCGCCGTGTGCCACTTCGACAACGCGTACTACCTGTCGGACGTCGATATCGTCGCGCTGCCTTGCAAGACGAATACGCAGTCGAACACCGCGTTTCGCGGCTTCGGCGGACCGCAGGGCGCGATCGTGATGGAAGTGATGATGGACGGCATTGCGCGCGAACTGAAGCGCGATCCGCTCGACGTGCGCCGCGCGAACTTCTATGGCATCGAAGAACGCAACGTGACACCGTACGGCCAGACCGTCGAAGACAACGTCATCGCGCCGCTGACGGATGAGCTGATCGAATCGAGCGACTACGCAGCGCGGCGCGCCGCGATTGCCGCGTTCAACGCGTCGAGCCCCGTGCTCAAGCGCGGCATCGCGTATTCGCCGGTGAAGTTCGGCATCTCGTTCAACGTGCCGTTCCTGAACCAGGCGGGCGCGCTCGTGCACGTCTACAAGGACGGCTCGGCGCTCGTGAATCACGGCGGCACCGAAATGGGCCAGGGGCTGAACACGAAAGTCGCGCAAGTGGTCGCGAACGCATTCGGCCTGCCGCTCTCGCGCGTGCGCGTGACGGCCACGGATACGTCGAAGGTAGCGAACACATCGGCGACGGCGGCATCGACGGGCAGCGACCTGAACGGCAAGGCCGCCGAAGCCGCCGCACACGCGATCCGCGAACGTCTCGCCGTGCTGGCGGCCAAAGAACTCGGCGGCAAAGCGGAAGACGTGATCTTCGAAAACGGCGAAGTGCGCGCGAACGGCGCGGCGATGCCGTTTGCGCAACTGGTCGGCGCGGCGTATCTGGCGCGTATCCAGTTGTGGTCCGACGGCTTCTATGCGACGCCGAAAGTGCATTGGGACGCGAAGACGCTGACGGGCCATCCGTTCTACTACTTCGCGTATGGCGCGGCGGTGTCCGAAGTCGTGATCGACACGTTGACGGGCGAATGGAAGCTCGTGCGCGCCGACGTGCTGCACGATGCCGGCCAGTCGATCAACCCCGCCATCGATCTCGGCCAGGTGGAAGGCGCGTTCATCCAGGGCATGGGCTGGCTGACGACGGAAGAGCTCTGGTGGAACCGCGACGGCCGGCTGATGACGCATGCGCCGTCGACGTACAAGATCCCCGCCGTCAGCGACACGCCCGCCGCGTTCAATGTGAAGCTGTACCACAACCCGAACGCTGAGCCGACTGTGTTCCGCTCGAAGGCTGTCGGCGAGCCGCCGTTGTTGCTGCCGTTCTCGGTGTTTCTCGCGATCCGCGATGCCGTCGCGGCCACCGCGCCCGATGCACCGCACGCGCCGGCGCTACGCGCGCCCGCGACGCCCGAAGCCATCCTCGATGCGATCGATGCGCTGAACCCTGCGACGCCCGCTGCAACAATCGCTGCAGCGGCCAGTCCAACGTCGCAGGAGCCTGCGGGCGCGGGCACGACCGCATAG
- a CDS encoding adenosine deaminase, with amino-acid sequence MTTITLSPLAHKTNGAPKAELHIHIEGSLEPELIFKLAERNGVKLAYDSIDALRAAYAFTDLQSFLDIYYAGASVLLKEEDFYDMTMAYVERALADNVVHTEIFFDPQTHTERGVPIATVVAGIERALAEAETRGLTSKLILCFLRHLSEEDALATFDEALPLFDEYKHRLIGVGLDSSERGHPPSKFERVFAKARDKGLKLVAHAGEEGPPSYIYEALDLLKVDRVDHGVRSIEDPALVARLADTRVALTVCPLSNLKLCVFDDLTKHTLKALLDQGVAVTVNSDDPAYFGGYVNENYLATIDALKLDDDEVYTIIRNSFEASFVTPAERDAMIAKLDAHWRASA; translated from the coding sequence ATGACGACAATCACACTTTCCCCGCTAGCTCACAAGACGAACGGCGCACCGAAGGCCGAGCTGCATATTCATATCGAAGGCTCGCTCGAACCGGAGCTGATCTTCAAGCTGGCCGAACGCAATGGCGTGAAGCTCGCGTATGACTCGATCGACGCGCTGCGTGCCGCGTACGCGTTCACCGATCTGCAGTCGTTCCTCGACATCTACTATGCGGGCGCGAGCGTGCTGCTGAAGGAAGAAGACTTCTACGACATGACGATGGCCTATGTCGAGCGCGCGCTCGCGGACAACGTCGTGCATACGGAAATCTTCTTCGATCCGCAGACGCATACCGAGCGCGGCGTGCCGATCGCGACCGTGGTCGCGGGCATCGAGCGCGCGCTGGCCGAAGCGGAAACGCGCGGCCTCACGAGCAAGCTGATTCTGTGCTTCCTGCGGCACCTGTCCGAAGAGGATGCGCTCGCAACCTTCGACGAAGCGTTGCCGCTGTTCGACGAGTACAAGCACCGGCTTATCGGCGTCGGTCTCGATTCGTCGGAGCGCGGCCATCCGCCGTCGAAGTTCGAGCGTGTGTTCGCGAAGGCCCGCGACAAGGGTCTGAAGCTGGTCGCGCATGCGGGCGAAGAAGGTCCGCCGTCGTACATCTACGAAGCGCTCGATCTGCTGAAAGTGGACCGTGTCGATCATGGCGTGCGCAGCATCGAAGATCCGGCGCTCGTCGCGCGGCTTGCCGACACGCGCGTCGCGCTGACGGTGTGCCCGCTGTCGAACCTGAAGCTGTGCGTGTTCGACGACCTGACCAAACACACGTTGAAGGCGCTGCTCGATCAGGGCGTCGCCGTCACCGTCAATTCCGACGATCCCGCCTACTTCGGCGGCTACGTCAACGAAAACTACCTCGCGACGATCGATGCCCTCAAGCTCGACGACGACGAGGTGTACACGATCATCCGCAACAGCTTCGAAGCGTCGTTCGTGACGCCCGCGGAGCGCGACGCGATGATCGCCAAACTCGATGCGCACTGGCGCGCATCCGCTTGA
- a CDS encoding disulfide bond formation protein B, which produces MIIDNVTLRRERSLLVLLGLVCLALVGGALYLQFVEHEDPCPLCIIQRYFYLLIAIFAFLGARLRGWTGVRLLEVLALLSALGGLLTAARHVYVQSHPNFSCGFDALQPIVDGLPPAHWLPSVFKVAGLCETPYPPILGISLPGWSLIGFVVAFLALAFSLWRNRRAR; this is translated from the coding sequence ATGATTATCGATAACGTTACATTGCGCCGCGAGCGCAGTCTGCTCGTACTACTCGGTCTCGTCTGTCTCGCGCTCGTGGGGGGCGCGCTGTATCTGCAGTTCGTCGAGCACGAAGATCCGTGTCCGTTGTGCATCATCCAGCGCTATTTCTACCTGCTGATCGCGATTTTCGCGTTTCTCGGCGCGCGACTGCGCGGCTGGACGGGCGTCAGGCTGCTCGAAGTGCTCGCGCTGCTGTCGGCGCTCGGCGGGCTGCTGACGGCCGCCCGGCACGTGTATGTGCAGTCGCATCCGAACTTCAGCTGCGGGTTCGATGCGTTGCAGCCGATCGTCGACGGCTTGCCGCCGGCGCATTGGCTGCCGAGCGTGTTCAAGGTCGCCGGCCTGTGCGAGACGCCGTATCCGCCGATTCTTGGGATTTCCTTGCCCGGATGGTCGTTGATCGGGTTCGTGGTCGCGTTTCTTGCGCTGGCGTTTAGTCTTTGGCGGAATCGCCGCGCTCGGTAA
- the xdhC gene encoding xanthine dehydrogenase accessory protein XdhC gives MHAWLTDLQQLLAHGDAVVLVTVARAEGSAPRDAGTKMIVTRDSARHTIGGGHLEWKAIESARRVLRDGMRAPNMRRLERFALGPSLGQCCGGAVVLAFERLDIADLGWVTSLAKRVAAGHSMVRSVSFGPAPDAVMLSDPEPGVESADCLLWDGAGFDDSSALLTETIAPRDFPVVLFGAGHVGAALVRVLATLPCHVHWVDERDAQFPAPDTLGATNVTIEANDAPDEAIDKAAPRTYFIVMTHNHALDLDLAERILRRGDFAFFGMIGSHTKRKQFEHRLAARGFDPAAVARMKCPLGVDGIVDKSPEIIAISAAAQLLQAVEANAAHAVQAV, from the coding sequence ATGCATGCCTGGCTCACCGATCTGCAGCAACTGCTCGCGCACGGCGACGCCGTCGTGCTGGTGACGGTCGCGCGCGCCGAAGGTTCGGCGCCACGCGATGCCGGCACGAAGATGATCGTCACGCGCGACTCCGCGCGCCATACGATCGGCGGCGGACATCTCGAATGGAAAGCGATCGAGAGCGCGCGCCGCGTGTTGCGCGACGGCATGCGCGCGCCGAACATGCGGCGACTCGAACGTTTCGCGCTCGGACCGAGCCTCGGCCAGTGCTGCGGCGGCGCGGTCGTGCTCGCGTTCGAGCGGCTCGATATCGCCGACCTGGGCTGGGTGACGTCGCTGGCCAAGCGCGTGGCGGCGGGCCATTCGATGGTGCGTAGCGTATCATTCGGCCCCGCACCCGATGCGGTGATGCTGTCCGATCCGGAACCGGGCGTCGAAAGCGCCGACTGTCTGCTGTGGGACGGCGCCGGCTTCGACGACAGCAGCGCGCTGCTCACCGAAACCATCGCGCCGCGCGACTTCCCCGTCGTGCTGTTCGGCGCGGGGCACGTGGGCGCCGCGCTCGTGCGCGTGCTCGCGACGCTGCCCTGCCACGTGCACTGGGTCGACGAACGCGACGCGCAGTTCCCGGCGCCCGACACACTGGGCGCGACGAACGTGACGATCGAGGCGAACGACGCACCCGACGAAGCGATCGACAAGGCCGCGCCGCGCACGTACTTCATCGTGATGACGCATAACCATGCGCTCGATCTCGATCTTGCCGAGCGCATTTTGCGGCGCGGCGACTTCGCGTTCTTCGGCATGATTGGCTCGCATACGAAGCGCAAGCAGTTCGAGCACCGGCTTGCAGCGCGCGGTTTCGATCCTGCCGCGGTTGCGCGGATGAAATGTCCGCTCGGCGTGGACGGCATCGTCGACAAGTCGCCGGAGATCATTGCGATTTCGGCGGCTGCGCAATTGCTGCAGGCCGTCGAGGCCAACGCGGCACACGCGGTGCAGGCGGTATAA
- a CDS encoding TIGR02594 family protein has translation MPRFVSATHDKTTLTVQYVADNGDILLRSGGTIAWRFNNPGNMRPPSKYVTTSIGVGDSKSGEFFIFPDYDTGRAEKKALLRRKYNNETIASAMEIYAPRSENDTDAYIKWICDRTGFSRDRQLSSMNDSELDSMMNAMEKREGYYARPETRHEKWVKTAAVTLSNGAQPIPNQPVVVKSGGKQQTMQTNLLGQLPLLPFDKAGEQIQLLMHDTQDGLKEIGSITTQAVSSAHVFFRDLFVSKAATQTHYAKDSTRDDAKTPFRYKIVSGDSLSKIATKFKTSVDQLKQDNHLKSNRIFAGDYLMIHGAKPQVAALAPSPSSHDSAVRASNTGAQSGSHESLSSIAHDAASPGGAATSNASGSGAAAAVTKPMTTAVSSAVLTPTPVPKPVPGLAARPAAGNAPASAASAPASGPSAAAGLQGASQATTPDRSKQGQGHPLALIPAVSPQAPWMEKALEQAKLWHGQKEDVITKTINYHKEVGGNLKSLVGNGNPWCASFANWCLMQAGYPITATPMDSQSFRHSKNFVKIDKPVFGAVAVYKHTKGGHAAFVYAKTKAGSPILLGGNQSDAINFGTQKATELKGFFVPASYLKFAQAELAKGAVLETSTAEELNDAFHIEFKKKKDHADR, from the coding sequence ATGCCTAGATTCGTTTCCGCGACCCACGACAAGACCACGTTGACCGTCCAATACGTCGCCGACAACGGCGACATTCTGTTGCGCAGCGGCGGCACCATTGCGTGGCGATTCAACAATCCCGGCAACATGCGGCCGCCTTCGAAGTACGTGACGACGTCGATCGGCGTGGGCGATTCGAAGAGCGGCGAGTTCTTCATATTCCCTGACTACGACACGGGGCGCGCCGAGAAAAAAGCGCTGCTGCGCCGCAAGTACAACAACGAGACAATCGCATCGGCGATGGAAATCTACGCGCCGCGCAGCGAGAACGACACCGACGCGTATATCAAGTGGATCTGCGACCGTACCGGTTTTTCGCGCGACCGCCAGCTCAGTTCGATGAACGACAGCGAGCTCGACTCGATGATGAACGCGATGGAAAAGCGCGAAGGCTACTACGCGCGCCCCGAGACGCGTCACGAGAAATGGGTGAAGACGGCGGCTGTCACGCTGTCGAACGGCGCGCAGCCGATCCCGAATCAACCGGTCGTCGTGAAGTCGGGCGGCAAGCAGCAGACCATGCAGACCAACCTGCTCGGGCAACTGCCGCTGCTGCCGTTCGACAAGGCGGGCGAACAGATCCAGCTGCTGATGCACGACACCCAGGACGGCCTGAAAGAGATCGGTTCGATCACCACTCAGGCCGTCTCCTCGGCGCATGTGTTCTTTCGCGATCTGTTCGTCAGCAAGGCGGCGACGCAGACGCACTACGCGAAGGACTCGACGCGCGATGACGCGAAGACGCCGTTTCGCTACAAGATCGTCTCCGGCGACTCGCTTAGCAAGATCGCGACGAAGTTCAAGACGAGCGTCGATCAGTTGAAGCAGGACAATCATCTGAAGTCCAACCGCATTTTTGCAGGTGATTACCTGATGATTCATGGAGCGAAGCCGCAAGTGGCTGCGCTCGCGCCATCACCGTCCTCGCATGACAGCGCGGTGCGGGCGTCGAATACGGGGGCGCAGAGTGGCTCGCATGAGAGCCTTTCTTCGATCGCGCATGATGCTGCTTCGCCGGGTGGGGCTGCGACGTCGAATGCGAGTGGCTCGGGTGCCGCTGCCGCAGTGACGAAACCGATGACGACGGCTGTGTCGAGTGCTGTCCTGACGCCGACGCCCGTTCCAAAACCTGTTCCTGGTCTGGCCGCCCGGCCAGCAGCGGGCAATGCACCGGCATCTGCCGCGAGCGCGCCTGCCTCGGGTCCCTCTGCTGCCGCCGGGCTGCAAGGTGCCTCACAGGCGACCACGCCCGATCGCAGCAAGCAGGGGCAAGGGCATCCCCTCGCGTTGATCCCCGCAGTTTCGCCGCAGGCGCCATGGATGGAAAAGGCGTTGGAGCAAGCGAAGCTCTGGCACGGTCAGAAGGAAGACGTGATCACGAAGACGATCAACTATCACAAGGAAGTGGGTGGCAATCTGAAGTCGCTGGTGGGGAATGGCAATCCGTGGTGCGCGTCGTTTGCGAACTGGTGCCTGATGCAGGCGGGTTATCCGATCACCGCGACTCCGATGGATTCACAGTCGTTCCGGCACAGCAAGAACTTCGTGAAGATCGACAAGCCTGTGTTTGGCGCGGTGGCCGTCTACAAGCACACCAAGGGCGGCCACGCCGCGTTCGTTTATGCGAAGACGAAGGCGGGCAGCCCGATCTTGCTGGGCGGCAATCAGAGCGACGCGATCAACTTCGGCACGCAGAAAGCGACTGAACTGAAGGGCTTTTTTGTGCCGGCTAGCTATCTGAAGTTTGCGCAGGCTGAACTTGCGAAGGGTGCGGTACTCGAAACATCGACAGCCGAAGAATTGAATGACGCCTTCCACATCGAATTCAAGAAAAAGAAAGATCATGCAGATCGTTAA
- the guaD gene encoding guanine deaminase produces MTQTAYRAQLLTFNGDPAQSSNAAVFNEDGLLIVEDGHVVAAGAYASVAAQLAPATQVVDMRDKLIVPGFIDTHIHYPQTDMIASPAPGLLPWLDTYTFPTERGFSDAAVAQDTARFFIDELLACGTTTALVYCTVHKQSADALFTEAQRRNVRMIGGKVLMDRNCPEFLRDTAQSGYDDSAELIARWHNKGRQMYALTPRFAPTSTEAQLEATGALAKLHPDVFIQSHVAENHDEVKWVAGLFPGHRSYLDIYDHYGLLRPRAVYGHCIHLDAEDRRRMAETRAVAAHCPTSNLFLGSGLFDFDKAGESGMPVALATDVGGGTSFSMLQTMNEAHKVARLGGHHLTATRMFWLATAGAAEALDLADRVGTLQPRAEADFVVLDPKATPLLARRTERTETLEELLFAFALLGDDRAVFETYAAGQRVHRRDDVRQRVAGSARIAA; encoded by the coding sequence ATGACTCAAACAGCTTATCGCGCGCAACTGCTGACGTTCAACGGCGATCCTGCGCAATCGTCCAATGCTGCAGTCTTCAACGAAGACGGCCTTCTGATCGTCGAAGACGGACATGTCGTCGCGGCGGGCGCGTATGCGTCCGTCGCAGCGCAGCTCGCGCCCGCCACGCAGGTGGTCGACATGCGCGACAAGCTGATCGTCCCCGGTTTCATCGATACGCACATTCATTATCCGCAGACGGACATGATCGCGTCGCCCGCGCCGGGACTGTTGCCATGGCTCGACACGTACACCTTCCCGACCGAGCGCGGCTTCAGCGATGCCGCTGTCGCGCAGGACACGGCGCGCTTTTTTATCGATGAGCTACTCGCATGCGGCACGACGACGGCGCTCGTTTACTGCACGGTGCACAAGCAGTCGGCGGATGCTTTGTTTACCGAAGCGCAGCGACGCAATGTGCGGATGATCGGCGGCAAAGTGCTGATGGACCGCAACTGCCCCGAGTTCCTGCGCGACACTGCGCAATCCGGCTACGACGATAGCGCCGAGCTGATCGCACGCTGGCACAACAAGGGACGTCAGATGTACGCGCTGACGCCGCGTTTTGCGCCGACTTCAACGGAAGCTCAGCTCGAAGCGACGGGCGCGCTGGCCAAGCTGCATCCGGACGTGTTCATTCAGAGCCATGTTGCGGAGAATCATGACGAAGTGAAGTGGGTCGCGGGACTCTTTCCGGGGCATCGCAGCTATCTCGACATCTACGATCACTACGGGCTGTTGCGGCCGCGTGCTGTGTATGGGCATTGCATTCATCTCGATGCCGAGGATCGTCGACGCATGGCGGAAACTCGCGCGGTTGCTGCGCATTGCCCGACGTCGAATCTGTTTCTTGGCAGCGGGCTTTTTGATTTCGACAAGGCTGGGGAATCGGGGATGCCTGTGGCGCTGGCGACTGACGTCGGGGGCGGTACGTCGTTCTCGATGCTGCAGACCATGAACGAGGCGCATAAGGTTGCGCGGCTGGGTGGGCATCATCTGACCGCTACGCGGATGTTCTGGCTGGCGACTGCTGGCGCGGCTGAGGCGCTCGATCTTGCCGATCGGGTTGGGACTTTGCAGCCTCGGGCTGAGGCGGATTTTGTGGTGCTCGATCCTAAGGCTACGCCGTTGTTGGCTCGTAGGACTGAGCGTACTGAGACGCTCGAGGAGCTGTTGTTCGCGTTTGCGCTGCTGGGCGATGATCGCGCGGTGTTTGAGACTTATGCGGCTGGGCAGCGCGTGCATCGGCGGGATGATGTCCGGCAACGGGTTGCGGGGAGTGCGCGGATCGCTGCTTGA
- the xdhA gene encoding xanthine dehydrogenase small subunit: MTTQTIRFYHQGTVREISGTPASRTVLQHLREDLYCTGTKEGCAEGDCGACTVVVGELDARGQLALKAVNACIQFLPTLDGKALFTVEDLRAASGVLHPVQEALVDCHGSQCGFCTPGFAMSMWALYENQPAGAGLPTRDEINTALSGNLCRCTGYRPIVEASQKMFDEQQYPRVALDRAAVVKALQSIQRNDTFEYRAPDTRGTDYGSPAFFAPVTLDAFAALRAQHPHARLLAGSTDVGLWVTKQFRDLGDILYIGNVAELKTIDRDAQTLTIGAAVSLEDAYAALTADYPELAELWTRFASLPIRNAGTLGGNVANGSPIGDSMPALIALNALVVLQRERKTRALPLDAFYVGYQKTALEPGEFVAAIRVPRPAPDLRFRTYKVAKRYDQDISAVCGAFALRIADGVIADARIAFGGVAAKSKRAPHAEAALKGAPWDAATTQRAMDTLAADYQPLTDMRATSAYRLKVARNLLWRFHLETRDANPLALCDVNAFAFDAAASAQEQRP; this comes from the coding sequence GTGACAACGCAAACCATCCGCTTCTATCACCAGGGGACCGTCCGCGAGATCAGCGGCACGCCCGCTTCGCGCACCGTGCTCCAGCACCTGCGCGAAGACCTGTACTGCACGGGCACCAAGGAAGGTTGCGCGGAAGGCGATTGCGGCGCCTGCACGGTCGTCGTCGGTGAACTCGATGCGCGCGGGCAACTGGCGCTCAAAGCCGTCAATGCGTGCATTCAGTTCCTGCCGACCCTCGACGGCAAGGCACTCTTCACGGTCGAAGACCTGCGTGCCGCGAGCGGCGTGCTGCACCCGGTTCAGGAGGCGCTGGTCGACTGCCACGGCTCGCAGTGCGGGTTCTGCACGCCGGGCTTCGCGATGTCGATGTGGGCGCTGTACGAGAACCAGCCCGCAGGCGCCGGCCTGCCGACGCGCGACGAAATCAACACCGCCCTCTCCGGCAATCTGTGCCGCTGCACCGGCTACCGGCCGATCGTCGAAGCGTCGCAGAAGATGTTCGACGAGCAGCAATACCCGCGCGTCGCACTCGACCGCGCCGCCGTCGTCAAGGCCTTGCAATCGATCCAGCGCAACGACACCTTCGAATACCGCGCGCCCGACACACGCGGCACCGACTACGGCAGCCCGGCCTTCTTCGCGCCCGTCACGCTCGACGCGTTTGCCGCGCTGCGCGCGCAGCATCCGCATGCCCGCCTGCTGGCTGGCAGCACCGACGTCGGCCTGTGGGTCACCAAGCAGTTCCGCGATCTCGGCGACATCCTGTATATCGGCAACGTCGCCGAACTGAAGACGATCGACCGCGATGCGCAGACGCTCACGATCGGCGCGGCGGTATCGCTGGAAGACGCGTACGCCGCGCTGACCGCCGACTATCCCGAACTTGCCGAATTGTGGACGCGCTTCGCGTCGCTGCCGATCCGCAATGCAGGCACGCTCGGCGGCAACGTCGCGAACGGTTCGCCCATCGGCGATTCGATGCCGGCGCTGATCGCGCTCAATGCGCTCGTCGTGCTGCAGCGCGAGCGCAAGACGCGCGCGCTGCCGCTCGATGCGTTCTACGTCGGCTACCAGAAGACGGCGCTCGAACCCGGCGAGTTCGTCGCGGCGATCCGCGTGCCGCGTCCCGCGCCGGATTTGCGCTTTCGCACGTACAAGGTCGCGAAGCGCTACGACCAGGACATCTCGGCCGTATGCGGCGCGTTTGCGCTGCGCATCGCCGACGGCGTGATCGCCGACGCGCGCATCGCGTTCGGTGGCGTGGCCGCGAAGTCGAAGCGCGCGCCGCACGCCGAGGCCGCACTCAAAGGCGCGCCGTGGGACGCCGCCACCACGCAACGCGCGATGGACACGCTCGCCGCCGACTATCAACCGCTTACCGATATGCGCGCGACCAGCGCCTATCGGCTGAAAGTCGCGCGCAATCTGCTGTGGCGCTTCCATCTGGAAACGCGCGACGCCAATCCGCTCGCGCTGTGCGACGTCAACGCGTTTGCATTCGACGCAGCCGCGAGCGCGCAGGAGCAGAGGCCATGA